Proteins from one Bacteroidota bacterium genomic window:
- a CDS encoding RNA polymerase sigma factor RpoD/SigA, with amino-acid sequence MRQLRISASITARESDSLEKYLTDIGKIQLITADEEVILAKRIREGDRLALEKLTKANLRFVVSVAKQYQGQGLSLSDLINEGNVGLIKAAQRFDETKGFKFISYAVWWIRQSIMLSIVEQSRLVRMPLNKIGSYTKLNRLAHSLEQEMEREPTLEELAEILELKDSDLKDIRYGHIKHISMDAPINSDEEGTMIDFLMDKDSNSNPDKELINDSLRGEISRALKVLSFREAEIVAAYFGLNGNQPFTLEEIAEKFDLTRERVRQIKERAIRRLRKTTTSNFLKTYLG; translated from the coding sequence GTGAGGCAATTAAGAATTTCTGCTTCAATTACTGCGAGAGAATCTGATTCTCTTGAAAAATATTTAACCGATATCGGTAAAATTCAATTGATCACTGCAGATGAAGAAGTAATATTAGCAAAACGCATTCGTGAAGGGGATAGGTTAGCTTTAGAAAAACTAACAAAAGCAAATTTGCGCTTTGTAGTTTCTGTTGCAAAACAATATCAAGGTCAGGGTTTATCACTTTCAGATCTTATCAATGAAGGCAATGTTGGTTTGATAAAAGCCGCTCAGCGGTTTGATGAAACCAAAGGATTTAAATTTATTTCCTATGCAGTGTGGTGGATACGACAAAGTATTATGCTTTCAATAGTGGAGCAATCACGTTTAGTGCGTATGCCATTAAATAAAATTGGTAGTTACACCAAGCTGAATAGATTAGCCCATTCATTAGAACAGGAAATGGAAAGAGAACCTACTCTGGAAGAGCTTGCAGAAATATTAGAGTTGAAGGATAGCGATTTGAAAGATATCAGATATGGGCATATTAAACATATAAGTATGGATGCACCAATCAACAGTGATGAAGAAGGAACTATGATTGATTTTTTAATGGATAAAGATTCAAATTCCAATCCGGATAAAGAACTCATCAATGATTCTTTGCGTGGAGAAATTAGTCGTGCATTAAAAGTATTATCATTTCGTGAAGCTGAAATTGTTGCAGCATATTTTGGATTAAATGGTAATCAACCTTTTACGTTAGAAGAGATAGCGGAGAAATTTGATCTTACTCGAGAACGTGTACGTCAAATAAAAGAAAGAGCAATTCGCAGATTACGAAAAACTACTACAAGTAATTTTCTTAAAACCTACCTCGGATAG
- a CDS encoding methionine adenosyltransferase produces MPYLFTSESVSEGHPDKIADQISDALVDNFLAWDPDSKVACETLVTTGQVVLAGEVKSKTYLDVQEIAREVIRKIGYTKSEYMFEANSCGILSAIHEQSPDINQGVEKQDKKEQGAGDQGMMFGYAINETSDLMPLALDLSHRLLWELAQIRKEGKVMTYLRPDAKSQVTIEYDDNNKAKRVHTLVISTQHDDFIKPANNSEAAKKAAEKKMLEKIYADVKEYLIPRTVKKLSKPVQKLFDKKNILHVNPTGVFIIGGPHGDSGLTGRKIIVDTYGGKGAHGGGAFSGKDPSKVDRSGAYAARHIAKNMVAAGVCDEVLVQVAYAIGVAKPVSLHVNTYNSAKVKMNDGDISEMISQLFDMTPYAIEKRFKLRTPIYAETAAYGHMGRTPQTVTKIFKKMDNGIEKEKTIAVELFPWEETVKYKSAIKKAFKIK; encoded by the coding sequence ATGCCATATTTATTTACGTCCGAATCAGTGAGTGAAGGACATCCCGATAAAATTGCCGACCAGATATCTGATGCATTAGTTGATAATTTTCTAGCATGGGATCCAGACTCAAAAGTTGCTTGCGAAACATTGGTTACAACTGGCCAAGTGGTTTTAGCAGGTGAAGTAAAAAGTAAAACATATTTAGATGTGCAGGAAATTGCACGTGAAGTTATACGCAAGATAGGATATACAAAAAGTGAGTATATGTTTGAAGCAAATTCCTGTGGGATTTTATCTGCAATTCATGAACAAAGTCCCGACATAAATCAAGGTGTAGAAAAGCAAGATAAAAAAGAGCAAGGTGCCGGTGATCAGGGGATGATGTTTGGTTATGCAATTAATGAAACTTCTGATTTAATGCCCTTGGCTTTAGATCTTTCTCATCGCTTATTATGGGAACTCGCTCAAATAAGAAAAGAAGGTAAGGTGATGACTTATTTACGACCTGATGCAAAGAGCCAGGTAACAATTGAATACGATGATAATAATAAAGCGAAGCGAGTTCATACATTAGTGATTTCAACGCAGCATGATGATTTTATTAAACCTGCAAATAATTCCGAAGCTGCTAAAAAAGCAGCAGAGAAAAAGATGCTGGAAAAAATTTATGCAGATGTAAAAGAATATTTGATTCCACGCACTGTAAAAAAACTTTCCAAACCTGTTCAAAAATTATTTGATAAAAAAAATATTTTGCATGTTAATCCAACCGGTGTATTTATAATTGGTGGCCCGCATGGTGACAGTGGTTTAACAGGAAGAAAAATTATTGTAGATACTTATGGTGGAAAAGGCGCACATGGTGGCGGTGCTTTTAGTGGTAAAGATCCTTCTAAAGTAGATAGATCAGGAGCTTATGCTGCAAGGCATATTGCAAAAAATATGGTTGCTGCCGGTGTATGCGATGAGGTTTTAGTACAAGTAGCGTATGCCATTGGTGTTGCAAAACCGGTGAGCTTGCATGTGAATACATATAACTCTGCAAAAGTAAAAATGAATGACGGAGATATTAGCGAAATGATTTCACAACTATTTGATATGACTCCTTATGCAATTGAAAAACGATTTAAACTGCGTACACCTATTTATGCAGAAACTGCTGCATATGGTCACATGGGACGAACTCCGCAAACTGTAACTAAGATTTTCAAGAAAATGGATAACGGTATAGAAAAGGAAAAGACAATTGCAGTTGAACTGTTTCCATGGGAAGAAACAGTTAAATACAAATCTGCAATCAAAAAGGCTTTTAAAATTAAATAA
- a CDS encoding HAMP domain-containing protein — MQIRQRLSNQFIFIVFIILLLFSIAIYILSANYRKTIFYERIESKAQNVANLLLEVDEIDAGLLRKIENANPITLPNENIIIFNYLNDTLFSSPDNVALQIDQTLIDNIRLEGEIKFNQGEYENIGFLFTSRYDRFVVIAGAIDVFGKQRLLYLRNVLIIAFSTFLIVLIFVGNLYARQALRPISNVIKQVKNISASSMNLRLNEGNSNDEIAQLSSTFNQMLHRLETAFSIQKNFIANASHEMRTPLTSITGQLEVLLLQNRSTEEYKKTIISVLEDIKLMNRTSDRLLMLAQASSEVTQSTLLPVRIDDIIWKARSELLKYNPEYNSIVVLDESLDATQMVIAGNEILLTTAVVNLMENSCKYSENKEAHLELKPLQNKIQLLFTDSGIGIIKSDLKNLTQPFYRGKNIGNRKGHGIGLSIVESIIKIHSGEMTITSELGKGTQIKVLLPLAIN; from the coding sequence ATGCAAATCAGGCAGCGACTATCTAATCAGTTTATTTTTATCGTATTTATTATTCTGCTGCTGTTTTCAATTGCCATTTATATTTTATCTGCAAATTATCGAAAAACTATTTTTTATGAACGCATTGAATCCAAAGCACAAAATGTTGCTAATCTGCTTTTAGAAGTGGATGAAATAGATGCTGGTTTGTTGCGCAAAATTGAAAATGCAAATCCGATAACATTACCCAATGAAAACATTATCATTTTTAATTATCTGAATGATACACTGTTTTCATCTCCCGATAATGTTGCATTACAAATTGATCAAACTTTGATAGATAATATTCGTTTGGAAGGAGAAATTAAATTTAATCAAGGCGAATATGAAAACATCGGTTTTCTTTTTACAAGTCGTTATGATCGGTTTGTTGTAATTGCGGGAGCAATTGATGTGTTTGGTAAACAGCGATTGCTTTATCTGCGCAATGTGCTGATAATTGCATTCAGTACTTTTTTAATCGTACTAATTTTTGTAGGCAATCTGTATGCACGTCAGGCACTGCGCCCAATATCAAATGTAATTAAGCAAGTAAAAAATATTTCAGCAAGCAGTATGAACCTGCGATTAAATGAAGGAAACAGCAATGATGAAATTGCGCAGTTATCCTCCACCTTTAATCAAATGCTGCACAGACTAGAAACAGCCTTTAGTATTCAGAAAAATTTTATTGCAAATGCTTCCCACGAAATGCGTACACCATTAACTTCTATTACAGGTCAATTAGAAGTGTTGTTGTTACAAAATCGAAGTACCGAAGAATATAAGAAAACAATTATTTCAGTATTAGAAGATATTAAATTAATGAACCGCACATCAGATAGATTATTGATGTTGGCGCAAGCAAGTTCAGAAGTTACACAGTCCACTTTATTACCTGTGCGCATAGATGATATCATCTGGAAAGCACGCAGCGAATTATTAAAATATAATCCTGAATATAATTCTATTGTAGTATTGGATGAAAGTTTAGATGCAACACAAATGGTAATTGCAGGAAACGAAATATTACTAACTACAGCAGTTGTAAATCTGATGGAAAACAGTTGTAAGTATTCTGAAAACAAAGAAGCACATTTGGAACTGAAACCACTGCAAAATAAAATACAATTATTATTTACTGATTCAGGAATAGGAATTATTAAATCGGATTTAAAAAATCTTACACAACCATTTTACCGTGGGAAAAATATTGGCAATAGAAAAGGTCATGGTATTGGTTTATCTATAGTAGAAAGTATTATAAAAATCCATTCCGGCGAAATGACAATTACTTCCGAGCTGGGAAAAGGCACACAAATAAAAGTATTGCTGCCACTTGCAATAAATTAA
- a CDS encoding response regulator transcription factor: MQILVIEDEPKVASFLKEGLISSGYETDVVFDGEMGKKMILQNNYDVVIMDIIIPYINGIELCKQIREVKPMLPILMLTALGTMEDKIAGFDAGADDYLLKPFEFAELLARIKALSKRNKGVNETSNTLQVGDLVLNLDKKHAVREGKIIELTAKELGLLEYLMRNKGRVVSRIAISEKVWDINFDTGTNVVEVYINILRKKIDKDFENKMIVTRIGLGYMLKED, encoded by the coding sequence ATGCAAATACTTGTAATAGAAGATGAACCTAAAGTAGCCTCCTTTTTAAAAGAAGGTTTAATTTCCAGCGGATATGAAACCGATGTAGTGTTTGATGGAGAGATGGGAAAAAAAATGATTCTGCAAAATAATTATGATGTAGTTATCATGGATATAATTATTCCGTATATCAATGGAATAGAATTATGTAAACAAATTCGTGAAGTAAAACCGATGTTGCCGATTTTAATGCTTACTGCATTAGGTACAATGGAAGATAAAATTGCAGGCTTTGATGCAGGCGCTGATGATTATTTATTAAAGCCATTTGAATTTGCAGAATTACTTGCACGCATTAAAGCGCTTTCAAAAAGAAATAAAGGTGTAAATGAAACATCCAACACGCTTCAGGTGGGTGATCTGGTTTTAAACTTAGATAAAAAACATGCAGTACGTGAAGGGAAAATTATTGAGCTTACTGCAAAAGAACTTGGCTTACTTGAATATCTTATGAGGAATAAAGGCCGTGTAGTTTCCCGCATAGCTATCTCAGAAAAAGTATGGGATATAAATTTTGATACAGGTACCAATGTGGTGGAAGTATATATTAATATTCTTCGAAAAAAAATTGATAAAGATTTTGAAAATAAAATGATTGTTACCCGTATTGGTTTGGGATATATGCTAAAAGAAGATTAG
- a CDS encoding rhodanese-related sulfurtransferase, giving the protein MSYLHNRISHKELKQQLLSEQETRITISFYQYFFIEDPLLLRNEWFQSLTELNVFGRIYMAQEGINAQISVPKTNFEKLRTYIYSHSQLNNIRLNIAVDDNGKSFWVLKIKVREKIVTDGIADPEFDMRNKGKYVNAEEFNAITQDPETIVVDMRNHYEYEVGHFENAIEIPSDTFRDQLPMAVEMLQDKKDANIIMYCTGGIRCEKASAWMLHKGFKNVFHLEGGVIHYSNTIKEKNIDNKFIGKNFVFDDRLGERISDAVISKCHQCGKPSDTHTNCVNPACHLLFIQCEECAKIYEGCCGIECNTVIHLPEEEQIIIRRGIDKGRNIFNKSKARLRPKLFPPSN; this is encoded by the coding sequence ATGTCTTACTTACATAATCGCATCTCACACAAGGAGTTGAAACAACAACTGCTTAGTGAACAGGAAACACGCATTACAATTTCTTTTTATCAATATTTTTTTATTGAAGATCCCTTATTGCTGCGCAATGAATGGTTTCAATCGCTGACTGAATTAAATGTGTTCGGCAGAATTTATATGGCACAAGAGGGAATAAATGCACAAATCAGTGTACCTAAAACAAATTTCGAAAAACTGCGCACTTATATTTATTCGCATTCACAATTAAATAATATCCGATTAAATATTGCAGTGGATGATAATGGAAAATCTTTTTGGGTACTGAAAATTAAAGTGCGAGAAAAGATTGTAACAGACGGAATTGCTGATCCTGAATTTGATATGCGCAATAAAGGCAAGTATGTAAATGCAGAAGAATTTAATGCTATCACACAAGACCCTGAAACAATTGTGGTGGATATGCGCAATCATTATGAATATGAAGTAGGCCATTTTGAAAATGCAATTGAAATACCCTCCGATACTTTTCGTGATCAATTGCCAATGGCAGTAGAAATGTTGCAGGATAAAAAAGATGCAAATATTATTATGTATTGCACCGGTGGTATTCGCTGTGAGAAAGCAAGTGCATGGATGTTGCACAAAGGATTTAAAAATGTATTTCATTTAGAAGGTGGTGTAATTCATTATTCTAATACTATTAAAGAAAAAAATATTGACAATAAATTTATCGGGAAGAATTTTGTGTTTGATGATAGACTTGGAGAGCGAATAAGTGATGCAGTAATTTCAAAATGTCACCAATGCGGAAAACCATCGGACACACATACTAATTGTGTAAACCCTGCTTGTCATTTATTATTTATTCAATGTGAGGAATGCGCAAAAATATATGAAGGATGTTGCGGCATTGAATGCAACACAGTAATACATTTACCCGAAGAAGAACAAATAATTATTCGCAGAGGAATTGATAAGGGACGAAATATATTTAATAAATCAAAAGCGAGATTACGACCTAAACTTTTTCCCCCTTCAAATTAA
- a CDS encoding PKD domain-containing protein: protein MKKILLLLFAITLLIDLQSQTIIGKTSYDVQTNNGAKNRIKVYDDGSISTIWTGSVDYVSGTTWADRGMFFNHYDGSAWGALPTVRVDEIKTGFGELITVEDHEVVLAHNGSAPPTMNLYANDEIGGTTWTELDGSYLVEGYWPMAECPVGTDDIYVVHANANPPSAIYFSRSDDGGNTWAVLNYTLPYLTADYGFPALNTGSTTAAETYQIKVNGADVYVLFGMPNTDLVLLHSDDYGNDGSWDYEIIIDFPFDSYTGTEISDIDSDGVMDTIKTNDGYIDMIMEDDGTLHVFAGYTGMYSATGAFSYTYDKKDWGLWHWKTGMDAAEKIETIMDWNNDDCADDPNAGIGALLSTYRFAGVTTTPAAAWDPSTGRIYLLYTMEIEYTDLFDDPLNFSAQSRRDIFGMYSDDGGSTWSAPNNLTNTAELDRENFYLFVNDRVYDGKVHAIWQEDGQPGTVAGEFDPIDTNYIYYQAFEESDFIPLLPTASFTSIVTAPSVAFTNTSTDNFNCYFWDFGDGTTSDFENPTHIYTSGGSFTACLTVSNPYGSNTFCMEIALPSSPEAFWSSTGDPLVTFTDLTANDPTSWSWNFGDGGSSTLQNPTHSYLANATYNVCLTASNALGSGTYCGSVVIASAVLAPIANYTFSAIGLTVNFTDVSLNSPASWSWNFGDGSVLVTDASPSHTFAAAGEYIVCLTTSNAAGSDEECKTIGISTAIEDVFADAVQIYPNPTTATFIVHSPIPMQLADIQIINTLGQSVSYTATNSDNNNWQITITQPQAGNYFLKLQTENGIILKQLILE, encoded by the coding sequence ATGAAAAAAATTTTACTCCTCCTATTTGCAATCACCTTATTAATTGATTTGCAATCTCAAACAATTATTGGAAAAACATCTTATGATGTGCAAACTAATAATGGTGCAAAAAACCGAATTAAAGTGTATGATGATGGAAGTATTTCTACCATCTGGACAGGCTCAGTAGATTACGTCTCAGGAACTACCTGGGCAGACAGAGGAATGTTTTTTAATCATTATGATGGAAGTGCATGGGGTGCATTACCTACAGTGCGAGTAGACGAAATAAAAACTGGTTTTGGCGAATTAATTACTGTAGAAGATCATGAAGTTGTATTAGCGCATAATGGCTCTGCACCACCAACCATGAATTTATATGCGAACGATGAAATTGGTGGAACAACATGGACAGAATTAGATGGTTCTTATTTAGTAGAAGGTTATTGGCCAATGGCCGAATGCCCTGTCGGTACGGATGATATTTATGTGGTGCATGCTAATGCAAATCCACCATCTGCAATTTATTTTTCCCGTTCGGATGATGGTGGAAATACATGGGCTGTTTTAAATTATACGTTACCTTATTTAACTGCTGATTATGGTTTTCCTGCACTGAATACGGGTAGTACAACTGCTGCAGAAACTTATCAGATAAAAGTGAATGGTGCCGATGTGTATGTATTATTCGGTATGCCAAATACAGATTTAGTTTTATTGCACTCTGATGATTATGGCAATGATGGTTCATGGGATTATGAAATAATTATTGATTTTCCTTTTGACTCCTATACCGGAACAGAAATTTCGGATATTGATAGTGATGGAGTTATGGATACAATTAAAACTAATGATGGTTATATTGATATGATTATGGAAGACGATGGCACCTTGCATGTGTTTGCTGGATATACCGGAATGTATAGTGCGACAGGGGCATTTTCTTATACTTATGATAAAAAAGATTGGGGTTTATGGCATTGGAAAACAGGAATGGATGCAGCGGAAAAAATTGAAACAATTATGGATTGGAATAATGATGATTGTGCTGATGATCCAAATGCAGGAATAGGTGCTCTTCTATCTACTTATCGTTTTGCGGGAGTTACTACAACACCTGCAGCTGCCTGGGATCCTTCAACGGGAAGAATATATTTACTCTATACCATGGAAATTGAATACACTGATTTATTTGATGATCCATTAAATTTTTCTGCGCAATCTCGCAGAGATATTTTTGGAATGTATTCCGATGATGGTGGTTCAACATGGAGCGCACCAAATAATTTGACTAACACCGCTGAACTCGACAGAGAAAATTTTTATTTGTTTGTTAACGATAGAGTGTATGATGGAAAAGTGCATGCTATCTGGCAGGAAGATGGACAACCGGGAACTGTTGCAGGTGAGTTTGATCCTATTGATACTAATTATATTTATTATCAGGCATTTGAAGAATCAGATTTTATTCCGCTATTGCCAACAGCATCTTTTACTTCTATTGTAACTGCACCAAGTGTTGCATTTACAAATACATCTACAGATAATTTCAATTGTTATTTCTGGGACTTTGGTGATGGAACAACAAGTGATTTTGAAAACCCAACACATATTTATACAAGTGGCGGAAGTTTTACTGCATGTTTAACAGTGAGCAATCCTTATGGATCAAATACCTTTTGTATGGAAATAGCATTGCCTTCATCTCCCGAAGCGTTCTGGTCAAGTACAGGTGATCCTTTAGTTACATTTACTGACTTAACTGCCAATGATCCCACATCATGGTCATGGAATTTTGGAGATGGTGGAAGCAGTACTCTTCAAAATCCAACACATAGCTATTTGGCAAATGCTACTTATAATGTTTGTCTTACTGCTTCGAATGCTTTGGGTTCGGGTACATATTGCGGCTCGGTAGTTATTGCAAGTGCGGTATTGGCACCTATTGCAAATTATACTTTTTCTGCAATCGGACTTACTGTAAATTTTACTGATGTAAGTTTAAATTCTCCTGCATCATGGAGTTGGAATTTTGGTGATGGTAGTGTTTTAGTTACAGATGCAAGTCCATCTCATACTTTTGCAGCAGCCGGAGAATATATTGTTTGCTTAACTACAAGCAATGCAGCAGGCAGTGATGAAGAATGTAAAACAATTGGAATTTCAACAGCGATTGAAGATGTGTTTGCAGATGCGGTTCAAATATATCCAAATCCTACAACCGCAACTTTTATTGTGCATTCACCTATTCCAATGCAGTTAGCTGATATTCAAATAATAAATACTTTAGGGCAATCTGTAAGTTATACTGCAACCAATTCAGATAATAATAATTGGCAAATAACCATTACACAACCACAAGCAGGAAATTATTTTTTAAAACTGCAAACAGAGAATGGAATTATTTTAAAGCAACTTATTCTTGAATAA
- a CDS encoding tungsten formylmethanofuran dehydrogenase → MEQQKVLEKIDKQILVKAYTLMYTSKILCDLFNENRQICYYVHANSRGHEAIQLATAMQLKAADWASLYYRDDGFLLGMGWKPEEFLMQLIAKKDDPFSGGRSYYSHPCYKGKEKPQMIHQSSATGMQAIPTTGIAQGIKYMTKQGLLDTASENPIVICSIGDSAVTEGEVSEALQFAVLHQLPIIYLVQDNDWGISVTSSESRTMDAYEFAAGFKGLKRVQVNGSDFIECWQTMQQVIGDVRVNRSPVLVHAKVPLLNHHTSGVRMEMYRTEEDLEEHRSRDPLPLLMEILLENGISMDELEALEKHTEEITRQAFQKVVEAEEPDPLEVELHEFAPSPITDEQGIREPQGAELLIMVDAALHAMQDILEKHPEALFYGQDVGGRLGGVFREAANLAQKYGQHRVFNTAIQEAYIVGSTAGMSAVGAVPIVEIQFADYIWPAMNQLVSEISKSCYLTNGKWPVNNIIRVPIGAYGSGGPYHSGSIESSITAVKGIKVVYPSNAADMKGLLKGAFYDPNPVIMFEHKGLYWSKVPGTQAAKSPDPGKDYIVPLGKARIFQHADEEKINAGESCVVITYGMGVHWALNASKKFPGQVEILDLRTLSPYDWEAIEQSVKRHNKCFILTEEPLMNSFAQAIAGRVGSECFKYLDAPVQMLGAKNLPAVPLNTGLEKAMLPNVNLVEEKLEALLNW, encoded by the coding sequence ATGGAGCAACAGAAGGTATTGGAAAAAATAGATAAACAAATATTGGTGAAAGCATATACCCTTATGTACACCAGTAAAATATTATGCGATTTATTTAATGAGAACCGGCAGATATGTTATTATGTGCATGCAAACAGCCGAGGTCATGAAGCAATTCAACTGGCAACTGCGATGCAATTAAAAGCGGCGGATTGGGCAAGTTTATATTATCGGGATGATGGTTTTCTTTTGGGTATGGGATGGAAACCAGAAGAATTTCTGATGCAATTAATTGCTAAAAAAGATGATCCGTTTTCCGGCGGTCGCAGTTATTATAGTCACCCATGTTATAAAGGAAAAGAGAAGCCACAGATGATACATCAATCATCGGCAACAGGTATGCAGGCTATTCCAACAACAGGAATTGCACAAGGCATTAAGTACATGACTAAACAGGGTTTGTTGGATACGGCTTCAGAAAATCCTATAGTAATTTGTTCTATTGGCGATAGTGCAGTTACAGAAGGTGAAGTATCAGAAGCATTGCAATTTGCAGTGCTGCATCAATTGCCAATTATTTATTTAGTACAGGATAATGATTGGGGTATTTCAGTAACCAGTTCCGAATCCAGAACTATGGATGCTTATGAATTCGCAGCGGGATTTAAAGGTTTGAAACGAGTGCAGGTAAACGGCAGTGATTTTATAGAATGCTGGCAAACTATGCAACAGGTAATTGGTGATGTGCGAGTAAATCGTTCGCCTGTTTTGGTACATGCGAAAGTGCCATTGCTAAATCATCATACTTCCGGAGTGCGCATGGAAATGTATCGTACGGAAGAAGATCTTGAAGAACATCGCAGCAGAGATCCACTTCCATTGTTGATGGAAATATTATTGGAGAATGGAATTTCAATGGATGAGCTGGAAGCTCTGGAAAAACATACTGAAGAAATTACACGACAAGCATTTCAAAAAGTAGTAGAGGCTGAAGAACCTGATCCGTTGGAAGTGGAACTGCATGAATTTGCGCCTTCACCCATAACAGACGAACAGGGAATTCGTGAGCCGCAAGGTGCCGAACTACTTATTATGGTAGATGCCGCACTTCATGCCATGCAGGATATTTTAGAGAAACATCCCGAAGCATTATTTTATGGGCAAGATGTGGGTGGCAGATTAGGCGGTGTATTTCGTGAGGCTGCAAATCTCGCACAGAAATATGGTCAACATCGGGTATTTAATACTGCAATTCAAGAGGCATATATTGTTGGTTCTACAGCCGGTATGAGTGCTGTTGGTGCAGTACCAATTGTAGAAATTCAATTTGCCGATTATATATGGCCGGCTATGAATCAATTGGTAAGTGAAATTTCTAAATCCTGTTATCTAACCAATGGCAAATGGCCGGTAAATAATATTATTCGTGTACCGATTGGTGCTTATGGTTCCGGAGGCCCTTATCATAGTGGTTCTATCGAATCATCTATCACAGCAGTAAAAGGAATTAAAGTAGTTTATCCTTCCAATGCTGCCGATATGAAAGGATTATTAAAAGGTGCTTTTTATGATCCGAATCCTGTAATCATGTTCGAACATAAAGGATTGTATTGGAGTAAAGTTCCGGGAACACAAGCAGCGAAATCTCCTGATCCGGGAAAAGATTATATTGTTCCTTTAGGCAAGGCAAGAATATTTCAGCATGCGGATGAAGAAAAAATAAATGCAGGTGAATCTTGCGTAGTAATTACCTATGGCATGGGTGTGCATTGGGCGCTAAATGCATCTAAAAAATTCCCCGGACAAGTGGAGATTTTAGACTTGCGAACTTTGTCACCTTATGATTGGGAAGCAATTGAGCAATCTGTTAAGCGACATAACAAATGTTTTATACTTACTGAAGAACCATTGATGAATTCATTTGCTCAAGCAATTGCAGGAAGAGTAGGTTCTGAATGTTTTAAATATTTAGATGCGCCGGTTCAAATGTTGGGTGCAAAAAACCTACCTGCTGTTCCACTAAATACAGGTTTGGAAAAAGCCATGTTACCAAATGTAAATTTGGTAGAAGAAAAACTTGAAGCATTGCTTAATTGGTAA
- a CDS encoding fumarylacetoacetate hydrolase family protein, with the protein MKIFCVGRNYSAHAKELSHAIPDAPVIFIKPATAMLKGNEFYFPEFTNDLHYECELLFRICKNGKHIDEKFAYRYIDAVTAGIDFTARDLQSKQKEKGLPWEIAKAFDNSAVVGDWNAISNESDFSNINFSMKKNEVIVQKANSCEMLFGIPTIIHYISSFFTLQLGDIIFTGTPSGVGPVNKGDVLTGFLEDKKVFETRVK; encoded by the coding sequence ATGAAAATTTTTTGTGTAGGAAGAAATTATAGTGCGCATGCTAAGGAATTAAGCCATGCGATTCCGGATGCTCCGGTTATTTTCATAAAGCCGGCTACGGCTATGTTAAAAGGAAACGAATTTTATTTTCCGGAATTTACAAATGATCTGCATTACGAATGCGAATTGCTGTTTCGTATTTGCAAAAATGGAAAACATATTGATGAAAAATTTGCCTACAGATATATTGATGCGGTGACCGCAGGAATTGATTTTACCGCCCGAGATTTACAATCAAAGCAAAAAGAAAAAGGCTTACCATGGGAAATTGCAAAAGCTTTTGATAACTCCGCAGTAGTGGGCGATTGGAATGCAATAAGCAACGAATCAGATTTTTCAAACATCAACTTCTCAATGAAGAAAAATGAAGTAATCGTGCAGAAAGCAAACAGTTGTGAAATGTTATTCGGCATTCCAACAATAATACATTATATATCTTCCTTTTTTACCTTACAACTAGGTGATATCATTTTTACAGGAACACCTTCCGGTGTCGGTCCCGTAAATAAAGGAGATGTACTTACAGGATTTTTAGAAGATAAAAAAGTTTTTGAAACACGGGTGAAATAA